One genomic window of Phycisphaeraceae bacterium includes the following:
- a CDS encoding VOC family protein → MVTGVHSIIYAADAEKARAFFRDTLGLSCIDAGGGWLIFSLPPAELGVHPDEDGSSRGRHELYLMCDDVHATVAALKDKGVEFTRPVSDQGWGLLTTLRIPGGGEMGLYQPRHPQPRS, encoded by the coding sequence ATGGTCACCGGTGTGCACTCGATCATCTATGCGGCGGATGCGGAGAAGGCTCGCGCGTTTTTTCGAGACACCCTGGGCCTGTCGTGTATCGATGCAGGCGGGGGGTGGCTGATCTTCTCGCTGCCGCCGGCGGAACTGGGTGTGCACCCCGACGAGGATGGGTCGTCGCGGGGGCGGCACGAACTGTACCTGATGTGCGACGACGTCCACGCGACGGTGGCGGCGCTCAAGGACAAGGGCGTCGAGTTCACACGGCCGGTTTCCGACCAGGGGTGGGGGCTTCTAACGACGCTCCGCATCCCGGGCGGCGGTGAGATGGGGCTGTACCAGCCGAGGCATCCGCAGCCGCGGTCGTAG
- the hutU gene encoding urocanate hydratase → MTTIARSSTPKSPGSGRTITAPRGGTRTCKTWQAEAAMRMLMNNLDPAVAENPEALVVYGGRGQAARSWPAFDAIVESLKNLEPDETLLVQSGKPVGILKTHTDAPRVLIANSNLVPHWATQAKFDELAAKGLIMYGQMTAGSWIYIGTQGILQGTFETFAECARQHFGGSLKNRLCVTAGCGGMGGAQPLSVTMNDGVCLIADVNPKSLYRRQNDRYLDEIVPGVDSAIDAAVDYARRGVARSVGVDCNAVELLERLIERNITPDALTDQTSAHDAMSYVPMQMTIDEADVLRMVSPEDYQRFSLDSMARHVRAMVELKRRGAHTFDYGNNIRQQAFDHGFKDAFEFPGFVPAYIRPQFCVGRGPFRWVALSGDPKDIRTTDDELRKLFPNDANLHRWLTMAQDRVAFQGLPARICWLGYGERHLAGLLFNQLVADGRVSAPIVIGRDHLDCGSVASPNRETEAMRDGTDAISDWAILNALVNVASGASWVSFHHGGGVGIGFSQHAGQVIVADGTPEAARRLERVLTNDPAMGVLRHADAGYELAQQCADERAVSIPMKNW, encoded by the coding sequence ATGACCACGATCGCCCGCTCATCCACCCCGAAGTCCCCAGGCTCCGGCCGCACCATCACCGCGCCCCGCGGCGGCACGCGCACATGCAAGACCTGGCAGGCCGAGGCCGCCATGCGCATGCTCATGAACAACCTCGACCCCGCTGTCGCGGAAAACCCCGAGGCGCTCGTCGTCTACGGCGGCCGCGGCCAGGCTGCCCGCTCCTGGCCCGCCTTCGATGCGATCGTCGAGTCGCTCAAGAACCTCGAGCCCGACGAGACGCTGCTGGTGCAGTCCGGCAAGCCCGTCGGCATCCTCAAGACCCACACCGACGCCCCCCGCGTCCTCATCGCCAACTCCAACCTCGTCCCCCACTGGGCGACGCAGGCCAAGTTCGACGAACTCGCCGCCAAGGGCCTGATCATGTACGGCCAGATGACGGCCGGATCATGGATCTACATCGGCACCCAGGGAATCCTGCAAGGCACCTTCGAGACGTTCGCCGAGTGCGCCCGCCAGCACTTCGGCGGCTCCCTCAAGAACCGGCTGTGCGTCACCGCCGGCTGCGGCGGCATGGGCGGGGCCCAGCCCCTCTCGGTCACGATGAACGACGGCGTCTGCCTCATCGCCGATGTGAACCCCAAGAGCCTCTACCGCCGTCAGAACGACCGCTACCTCGACGAGATCGTCCCGGGCGTCGACTCCGCCATCGATGCCGCCGTCGACTACGCCCGCCGCGGCGTCGCCCGCAGCGTCGGCGTCGACTGCAACGCCGTGGAACTCCTCGAACGCCTCATCGAGCGGAACATCACCCCCGACGCCCTCACCGACCAGACCAGCGCCCACGACGCCATGTCCTACGTCCCGATGCAGATGACCATCGACGAGGCCGACGTCCTCCGCATGGTCTCGCCGGAGGACTACCAGCGCTTCTCCCTCGACTCGATGGCCCGCCACGTCCGCGCCATGGTCGAACTCAAGCGCCGGGGCGCCCACACGTTCGACTACGGCAACAACATCCGTCAGCAGGCCTTCGACCACGGCTTCAAGGACGCCTTCGAGTTCCCCGGCTTCGTTCCCGCCTACATCCGCCCCCAGTTCTGCGTCGGCCGCGGCCCCTTCCGCTGGGTCGCCCTCTCGGGCGATCCCAAGGACATCCGCACCACCGACGACGAACTCAGGAAACTCTTCCCCAACGACGCCAACCTCCACCGCTGGCTCACCATGGCCCAGGACCGCGTCGCCTTCCAGGGCCTCCCAGCCCGCATCTGCTGGCTCGGCTACGGCGAACGCCACCTCGCCGGCCTGCTCTTCAATCAACTCGTCGCCGACGGCCGCGTCTCCGCCCCGATCGTCATCGGACGCGACCACCTCGACTGCGGCTCGGTCGCCTCTCCCAACCGCGAGACCGAGGCCATGCGCGACGGCACCGACGCCATCAGCGACTGGGCCATCCTCAACGCCCTCGTCAATGTCGCGAGCGGCGCTTCCTGGGTCTCGTTCCACCACGGCGGAGGCGTCGGCATCGGCTTCAGCCAGCACGCCGGACAGGTCATCGTCGCCGACGGCACCCCCGAGGCCGCCCGCCGACTCGAGCGCGTCCTCACCAACGACCCCGCGATGGGCGTCCTCCGCCACGCCGACGCCGGCTACGAACTCGCCCAACAGTGCGCCGACGAGCGAGCCGTCTCGATCCCTATGAAGAACTGGTAG
- the hutH gene encoding histidine ammonia-lyase: protein MPPQRRTTRSPRPARRPTSRARGVTLDGSPLTPDLVDSVARAGSPVRLGDSARSALAQSRAALEACISDGEPHYGLNTGFGSFSRQRIPDKDLSDLQRNLVRSHAAGVGTPLPTATVRGMMLLLAASLSRGLSGVRPVVVERLLAMLNAPPTGVTPVVPEIGSVGASGDLAPLAHIALVLLGEGEAEFRGKVMPGAKALKAAHIPPLSLQAKEGLALINGTHLMAARGALLMIGVDRLFSAALTAAAMSIDACRATDAFLDERVHDARCQPGQAAVAARLRDRLRASQIIPSHRVNDPRVQDPYSLRCIPQVLGAAWDAAQYVRFHIDAELGAVTDNPLVFRRPPRREADIVSAGNFHGMPIALPLDVLSIALGHVAGIAERRIYHMLGAFDPDAGLPAYLSPKPGLHSGLMIAQYTAAACCNEMVGLANPASVANISTSAGMEDYNSFGPRAAAKAERSLELARHVVAIELLCAAEAIEHHRPLRSGAAVERAHAMIRTRVPPLKRDRPPAPDIAEIAAMIERGDFAD from the coding sequence ATGCCCCCCCAACGCCGAACAACCAGATCCCCACGTCCCGCGCGCCGCCCCACTTCAAGGGCCCGCGGGGTCACGCTCGACGGCTCCCCGCTCACCCCCGACCTGGTCGATTCGGTCGCCCGCGCCGGCTCACCCGTGCGCCTCGGCGACTCCGCTAGGTCCGCCCTCGCCCAGTCGCGAGCCGCCCTCGAAGCGTGCATCTCCGACGGCGAGCCGCACTACGGCCTCAACACCGGCTTCGGCTCCTTCTCTCGCCAGCGCATCCCCGACAAGGATCTCAGCGACCTCCAGCGCAACCTCGTCCGCTCCCACGCCGCCGGCGTCGGAACCCCCCTGCCAACAGCCACCGTCCGCGGCATGATGCTCCTCCTCGCCGCGTCACTCTCGCGCGGCCTCTCCGGCGTCCGCCCGGTCGTGGTCGAGCGGCTGCTCGCCATGCTCAATGCGCCCCCCACCGGCGTCACGCCCGTGGTCCCCGAGATCGGCTCCGTAGGTGCCTCCGGCGACCTCGCCCCACTCGCCCACATCGCGCTCGTGCTCCTGGGCGAGGGCGAGGCCGAGTTCCGCGGCAAGGTCATGCCCGGCGCCAAGGCCCTCAAGGCCGCCCACATCCCCCCGCTCTCGCTCCAGGCCAAGGAGGGCCTCGCCCTCATCAACGGCACGCACCTCATGGCCGCCCGCGGCGCCCTGCTGATGATCGGCGTCGACCGCCTTTTCTCCGCCGCCCTCACCGCCGCGGCGATGTCCATCGACGCCTGCCGCGCCACCGATGCCTTCCTCGATGAACGCGTCCACGACGCCCGCTGCCAGCCCGGCCAGGCCGCCGTCGCCGCCCGCCTGCGCGATCGCCTCCGCGCCAGCCAGATCATCCCCTCCCACCGCGTCAACGACCCGCGCGTCCAGGATCCCTACTCCCTCCGCTGCATCCCCCAGGTCCTCGGCGCGGCGTGGGACGCGGCGCAGTACGTCCGCTTCCACATCGATGCGGAACTCGGCGCCGTCACCGACAACCCGCTCGTCTTCCGCCGCCCCCCGCGCCGCGAGGCCGACATCGTCTCCGCCGGCAACTTCCACGGCATGCCCATCGCCCTGCCGCTCGACGTCCTCTCGATCGCGCTCGGCCACGTTGCGGGCATCGCCGAGCGCCGCATCTACCACATGCTCGGCGCCTTCGACCCCGACGCCGGCCTCCCCGCCTACCTCAGCCCGAAGCCAGGCCTGCACTCGGGCCTGATGATCGCCCAGTACACCGCCGCTGCCTGCTGCAACGAGATGGTCGGCCTCGCCAACCCCGCGAGCGTCGCCAACATCTCCACCAGCGCCGGCATGGAAGACTACAACTCCTTCGGCCCCCGCGCCGCGGCCAAGGCCGAGCGCTCCCTCGAACTCGCCCGCCACGTCGTCGCCATCGAACTGCTCTGCGCCGCCGAGGCCATCGAGCACCACCGCCCCCTCCGCTCCGGCGCCGCCGTCGAACGCGCCCATGCGATGATCCGCACCCGTGTCCCGCCGCTGAAGCGCGACCGCCCCCCCGCTCCCGACATCGCCGAGATCGCGGCCATGATCGAGCGCGGCGACTTCGCGGACTAA
- a CDS encoding prolyl oligopeptidase family serine peptidase — translation MVAAAALPGCVAHSNADKARLAGGTPTVEPMAPTDWPARSTDVLPDLVDSIPSVFTITVQWRPESEDEGAAEAPAKVVAEESGSTSEFKTERIPLVRVLDAGIYGQGVFLHLKRIQTPPDEKPSLENVGERFRFVSYPPGAPPLAYRPPRRTRGGREGAHMLRPDPWSVLRTGVLMRLYEPEGQVRPRGLVVHICSYGGFKFEEPIVAGLLEQGWAVLRVASPNLQPRRLTRLTIKSEDDIAPAARRAAKVVDERLSEHAYAVESALDYLKEHRPGIPQTPLVLAGYSAGSLVTPAVAARLERPIDAAVLVCGGANVLDIAQRSELTNGGLEVNWGEGRGGPADIKRLNEAYLEASKLDPYSTARFLRWVPVLQVHAAQDGIVPASSGDLLYEQLGKPERRTFWFLGHKGAFWLLPTQAGAITEWIDQTVPAGAKTPDA, via the coding sequence GTGGTAGCCGCAGCGGCGCTGCCGGGGTGCGTGGCGCATTCGAACGCGGACAAGGCGAGACTGGCAGGGGGGACGCCGACGGTAGAGCCGATGGCGCCGACCGATTGGCCCGCGCGATCGACCGACGTGCTGCCGGACCTTGTCGATTCCATTCCCTCCGTGTTCACGATCACGGTGCAGTGGCGGCCGGAATCGGAGGATGAGGGCGCGGCCGAGGCGCCCGCGAAGGTGGTCGCCGAAGAATCGGGATCGACCAGCGAGTTCAAGACCGAGCGGATCCCGCTGGTGCGAGTGCTGGATGCTGGGATCTACGGGCAGGGGGTGTTCCTGCACCTGAAGCGGATCCAGACGCCGCCGGATGAGAAGCCGTCGCTGGAAAACGTCGGCGAGCGGTTTCGATTCGTGAGTTACCCGCCGGGGGCGCCGCCGCTGGCGTACCGCCCGCCGCGGCGGACGCGGGGCGGGCGGGAGGGGGCGCACATGCTGCGTCCGGACCCGTGGTCGGTGCTGCGGACCGGGGTGTTGATGCGGCTGTATGAGCCGGAGGGGCAGGTCAGGCCGCGGGGGCTGGTGGTGCACATCTGCTCGTACGGGGGGTTCAAGTTCGAGGAACCGATCGTGGCGGGGCTGCTGGAACAGGGGTGGGCGGTGCTACGCGTGGCGTCGCCGAACCTGCAGCCGCGGCGGCTGACGCGGTTGACGATCAAGAGCGAGGACGACATTGCCCCGGCGGCGAGGCGGGCGGCGAAGGTGGTGGATGAGCGGCTGTCGGAGCACGCGTACGCGGTGGAGTCGGCGCTCGACTACCTGAAGGAGCACCGGCCGGGTATCCCGCAGACGCCGCTGGTGCTGGCGGGGTACAGCGCGGGGTCGCTGGTAACGCCGGCGGTGGCCGCGCGGCTGGAGCGACCGATCGATGCCGCGGTGCTGGTGTGCGGCGGGGCGAACGTGCTGGACATCGCGCAGCGGAGCGAGCTGACCAACGGCGGGCTGGAGGTGAACTGGGGCGAGGGCCGCGGCGGGCCGGCGGACATCAAGCGGCTGAACGAGGCGTACCTGGAGGCGTCGAAACTGGACCCGTATTCGACGGCGCGGTTCCTGCGGTGGGTGCCGGTGCTGCAGGTGCACGCCGCGCAGGATGGGATCGTGCCGGCGTCGAGCGGCGACCTGCTGTACGAGCAACTGGGGAAACCGGAGCGGCGGACGTTCTGGTTCCTGGGGCACAAGGGCGCGTTCTGGCTGCTGCCGACGCAGGCGGGGGCGATCACGGAATGGATCGATCAGACGGTGCCGGCGGGGGCGAAGACGCCGGACGCGTAG
- a CDS encoding GNAT family N-acetyltransferase, which translates to MQTGPGDVAARGGNASGGPPVVRAAATRADIDAFAALCRDYADSLAHTAECRSLEHQQFAAELASLPGAYAPPRGEILIAFDGAKPIGCVAIRPLDTGDSGPARCEMKRMYVHPAHRGRGVGRLLAQASLAAARRIGYHAMRLDTGESMTAAAALYQSLGFTDIPAYNADPVPGTRWMELRLT; encoded by the coding sequence ATGCAAACAGGCCCTGGCGATGTAGCGGCACGAGGCGGGAACGCGAGCGGGGGCCCCCCGGTGGTCCGCGCCGCCGCCACCCGCGCCGACATCGACGCCTTCGCCGCCCTCTGCCGCGACTACGCCGATTCCCTCGCCCACACCGCCGAGTGCCGGAGCCTTGAGCACCAGCAGTTCGCGGCCGAACTCGCCTCGCTCCCCGGCGCCTACGCCCCGCCCCGCGGCGAGATCCTCATCGCGTTCGATGGCGCCAAGCCCATCGGCTGCGTCGCCATCCGTCCGCTGGACACTGGCGACTCCGGCCCCGCCCGTTGCGAGATGAAGCGCATGTACGTCCACCCCGCCCACCGCGGCCGGGGCGTCGGCCGCCTCCTCGCCCAAGCCTCCCTCGCCGCAGCCCGGCGCATCGGTTACCACGCCATGCGCCTCGACACCGGCGAATCCATGACCGCCGCGGCCGCCCTGTACCAATCACTCGGCTTCACCGACATCCCCGCCTACAACGCCGACCCCGTCCCCGGCACCCGGTGGATGGAACTCCGCCTGACCTGA
- a CDS encoding proline--tRNA ligase, translating into MTTTTQAAARGSIHSWRQTLIPTTREAPADAESPSHILLSRAGYIRKLGAGIYDYLPLACRTLRKVSQIIREEMEAAGSSELLLPALLPIDLYAGTRRDVDYGDLLFKVTDRKGAVAALGPTHEEPITELVKSAVTSYKSLPVSLFQIQTKYRDEARPRSGLLRCREFIMKDAYTFHLAIEGPGGLNEAYDAMYAAYVNIFRRCGLDFTVVEAESGPIGGSASHEFMVNCASGEDTILKCPVSGYAANVEKCEIGPRESTLDAPATGELTEVHTPNLPGIDEVGKAMGVKPNRMLKTLVFQVTQPAGGGSGGAGASGGGGGVQWVLAVVRGDQDVNEGKVKIASGCAVALADEKAARAAGFAIGYVSPRVVNTIPGTLLLIDPDAAQGGFWATGSDKPDYHVKHFNWKRDVGAKLADPGYVKVADVRNAVAGDPSPRAPGAKLETARGIEVGHIFKLGTKYSDAMGFSILDDKQQKRSVIMGCYGIGVSRTMAACVEMSHDENGIIWPAAIAPYHVLISVMKPDAPEQMDAARQAAADLAAAGFDVLIDDRDERPGVKFKDADLVGIPIRLTVGDKPLAEGSIEFKRRNDPGKGSLVKREEVLAACKQALAM; encoded by the coding sequence ATGACGACGACCACCCAGGCCGCCGCCCGCGGCAGCATCCATTCCTGGCGCCAGACGCTCATTCCGACCACCCGCGAAGCGCCCGCCGACGCCGAATCCCCCAGCCACATCCTCCTCAGCCGCGCTGGCTACATCCGCAAGCTGGGCGCCGGCATCTATGACTACCTCCCGCTGGCCTGCCGCACCCTCCGCAAGGTCTCCCAGATCATCCGCGAGGAGATGGAAGCCGCCGGCTCCAGCGAACTCCTCCTTCCCGCCCTCCTCCCGATCGACCTGTACGCCGGCACCCGGCGCGACGTCGACTACGGCGACCTCCTCTTCAAGGTGACCGACCGCAAGGGCGCCGTCGCCGCCCTTGGCCCCACCCACGAAGAGCCCATCACGGAACTCGTGAAGTCCGCGGTCACCTCCTACAAGTCCCTCCCCGTCAGCCTCTTCCAGATCCAGACCAAGTACCGCGACGAGGCCCGCCCCCGCTCCGGCCTGCTCCGCTGCCGCGAGTTCATCATGAAGGATGCGTACACCTTCCACCTCGCCATCGAGGGCCCCGGCGGCCTCAACGAGGCGTACGACGCCATGTACGCCGCGTACGTCAACATCTTCCGCCGCTGCGGCCTGGACTTCACCGTCGTCGAGGCCGAGTCCGGCCCCATCGGCGGCTCCGCTTCCCACGAGTTCATGGTCAACTGCGCCAGCGGTGAGGACACCATCCTCAAGTGCCCCGTCTCCGGCTACGCGGCGAACGTCGAGAAGTGCGAGATCGGGCCCCGGGAGTCGACCCTCGACGCCCCCGCCACCGGCGAACTCACCGAGGTCCACACCCCCAACCTCCCCGGCATCGACGAAGTCGGCAAGGCCATGGGCGTCAAGCCCAACCGGATGCTCAAGACCCTCGTCTTCCAGGTCACACAGCCCGCGGGCGGTGGCAGTGGGGGGGCGGGAGCAAGTGGTGGAGGCGGGGGGGTCCAGTGGGTCCTCGCCGTCGTCCGCGGCGACCAGGATGTCAACGAGGGCAAGGTCAAGATCGCCAGCGGCTGCGCCGTCGCCCTCGCCGACGAGAAGGCCGCCCGCGCCGCCGGCTTCGCCATCGGCTACGTCAGCCCCCGCGTCGTGAACACCATCCCCGGCACGCTCCTGCTCATCGACCCCGACGCCGCCCAGGGCGGCTTCTGGGCCACCGGCAGCGACAAGCCCGACTACCACGTCAAGCACTTCAACTGGAAGCGCGACGTCGGCGCCAAACTGGCCGACCCGGGTTATGTAAAGGTCGCCGACGTCCGCAACGCCGTCGCCGGCGACCCCTCGCCGCGCGCCCCGGGCGCCAAACTCGAAACCGCCCGCGGCATCGAGGTCGGCCACATCTTCAAACTCGGCACCAAGTACTCCGACGCCATGGGCTTCTCCATCCTCGACGACAAGCAGCAGAAGCGCAGCGTCATCATGGGCTGCTACGGCATCGGCGTCAGCCGAACCATGGCCGCCTGCGTCGAGATGAGCCACGATGAGAACGGCATCATCTGGCCCGCGGCGATCGCGCCCTACCACGTCCTCATCTCCGTCATGAAGCCCGACGCCCCGGAGCAGATGGACGCCGCCCGCCAAGCCGCGGCCGACCTCGCCGCCGCGGGCTTTGACGTCCTCATCGACGACCGCGACGAACGCCCCGGCGTCAAGTTCAAGGACGCCGACCTTGTCGGCATCCCGATCCGCCTCACCGTCGGCGACAAGCCCCTGGCCGAGGGGTCCATCGAGTTCAAGCGCCGAAACGACCCGGGCAAGGGCTCGCTCGTCAAGCGTGAAGAGGTGCTCGCCGCATGCAAACAGGCCCTGGCGATGTAG
- a CDS encoding aspartate kinase produces MSLVVQKFGGSSVADPDRMRRCAQRAITAKRAGHDVIVVVSAMGDSTDDLLSLADRISSSPAKRELDQLLATGEQVSIALMAMTLNELGFPAISLTGAQAGIRTEPAHSRARIRSVDRDRLDRELAAGRIPVVAGFQGTTDDGEITTLGRGGSDTTAVALAAALNAHECEIYTDVDGVYTADPRLVPNAILKQKISYDEMMEAASLGAKVMHLRAVELGKNYSVPIRVLHSGRVGPGTLICPESECMESRSVSSVVLKKDIGRVTMTRLPNRPGIQSELFRPIAAAGISVDDIIQTETATPTAGEPLSGEVEIALTVDRADLSDVNTLLKMAAAELGSPEPTIDLSLCKVSAVGVGMRSNSGVASTMFDALAQARIRIANITTSEIRISCLLPHDDGERALRTVHDAFGLGDAGGSVSVASGLDPARRQV; encoded by the coding sequence GTGAGCCTTGTCGTCCAGAAGTTCGGCGGATCCTCCGTGGCCGATCCCGACCGCATGCGCCGCTGCGCCCAGCGAGCCATCACCGCCAAACGCGCCGGGCACGACGTCATCGTCGTCGTCTCCGCGATGGGCGATTCCACCGACGACCTGCTCTCGCTCGCCGACCGCATCTCGTCCAGCCCCGCCAAGCGTGAACTCGACCAGCTCCTCGCCACCGGTGAGCAGGTCTCCATCGCCCTCATGGCGATGACCCTCAACGAACTCGGCTTCCCTGCCATCAGCCTCACCGGCGCCCAGGCCGGCATCCGCACCGAGCCCGCCCACAGCCGCGCCCGCATCCGCTCGGTCGACCGCGACCGTCTCGACCGCGAACTCGCCGCCGGCCGTATCCCCGTTGTCGCCGGCTTCCAGGGCACCACCGACGACGGCGAGATCACCACCCTCGGCCGCGGCGGCTCGGACACCACCGCCGTCGCCCTCGCCGCCGCCCTCAATGCCCACGAGTGCGAGATCTACACCGACGTCGACGGCGTCTACACCGCCGACCCCCGCCTGGTCCCGAACGCCATCCTGAAGCAGAAGATCTCCTACGACGAGATGATGGAAGCCGCCTCCCTGGGCGCCAAGGTCATGCACCTCCGCGCCGTCGAACTCGGCAAGAACTACAGTGTCCCCATCAGGGTGCTCCACTCGGGCCGCGTCGGCCCCGGCACGCTGATCTGCCCGGAATCTGAGTGCATGGAAAGTCGTTCGGTCTCATCCGTCGTGCTGAAGAAGGACATCGGCCGGGTCACCATGACCCGCCTGCCCAACCGACCGGGCATCCAGTCCGAACTCTTCCGGCCCATCGCCGCCGCGGGCATCTCCGTCGACGACATCATCCAGACCGAGACCGCCACGCCCACCGCCGGCGAACCCCTCTCCGGCGAAGTCGAGATCGCCCTCACCGTCGACCGCGCCGACCTCAGCGACGTCAACACGCTCCTGAAGATGGCCGCGGCGGAGCTCGGCTCCCCTGAACCGACCATCGATCTGAGCCTCTGCAAGGTCTCCGCCGTCGGCGTCGGCATGCGGTCCAACTCCGGCGTCGCCTCCACGATGTTCGACGCCCTCGCCCAGGCCCGCATCCGCATCGCCAACATCACCACCAGTGAGATCCGCATCTCCTGCCTCCTGCCCCACGACGATGGCGAGCGTGCCCTCCGCACGGTTCACGACGCCTTCGGCCTCGGTGATGCCGGCGGCTCGGTCTCCGTTGCTTCAGGCCTCGATCCCGCCCGCCGGCAGGTCTGA
- a CDS encoding TetR/AcrR family transcriptional regulator → MPAPPPPRRPGRPRDPSLADRRREQILCRATEVFARQGVAGTDLQDVADAIGVGKGTLYRYFPNKRALFEAAVARVMSRMQAAIDDGMAGIDDPLEKLDSVVRNYLTFFDEHREYVEVLIQERAALGGRTKPAYFRHRLSQVGRWHDMYLEMMAEGRMQRRPPGQVSDFIGNVLYGRMFTNYMAGRTESIDEQADSLLDILFDGLLTDAERSRRAAVPRKR, encoded by the coding sequence ATGCCAGCCCCTCCCCCGCCGCGGCGTCCCGGGCGCCCTCGTGACCCGTCCCTGGCCGATCGACGCCGCGAGCAGATCTTGTGCCGAGCGACCGAGGTGTTCGCCCGCCAAGGCGTTGCTGGCACCGATCTCCAGGATGTAGCCGATGCGATTGGGGTCGGGAAAGGGACGCTCTACAGGTACTTTCCGAACAAACGTGCGTTGTTCGAGGCCGCCGTGGCCCGGGTGATGTCGCGTATGCAGGCGGCCATCGACGACGGCATGGCCGGAATCGACGATCCGCTCGAGAAGCTGGACTCGGTTGTCCGCAACTACCTGACGTTCTTCGACGAGCACCGCGAGTACGTCGAGGTGCTCATCCAGGAGCGGGCGGCGCTTGGGGGCCGCACCAAGCCGGCGTACTTCCGCCACAGGCTGTCGCAGGTCGGTCGCTGGCACGACATGTACCTGGAGATGATGGCCGAAGGACGGATGCAGCGTCGACCGCCGGGGCAAGTCTCGGATTTCATCGGGAATGTGCTCTACGGACGGATGTTTACCAACTACATGGCGGGGCGCACCGAGAGCATCGATGAGCAAGCCGACTCGCTCCTGGACATCCTGTTCGATGGCCTCCTGACCGACGCAGAGCGATCGCGCCGGGCCGCTGTGCCCAGAAAGAGGTAG
- a CDS encoding efflux RND transporter periplasmic adaptor subunit has protein sequence MTKRAAMLGAVGVFFATAVGCDRASPPPEGAAISQPVAPVVTAVATIGDAAVVIRAVGTVESRSRVMLKPQIAGRIGRLLSAEGTSVEAGQPLLSLDARPFESALREAEANLRRTRAMLVDARDQVTRQAEALKSMATSERALEEANALAAAAEATVLGSEAAVEVAKLNLEYCTIVAPFAGRLGQFLAKPGAVVKENETDLVELAQMAPIDVAFSVPEQHLAQIRRAAAAGEVDVVATPTGTHDTAESGRLTFIDSTVDSTTGTIRLKATFANDDGELWPGQFCDVEITVRREADSVQVPDSAVLPSQAGDSVWIVTPEQTAELRVVRVRRSYGGLSVLDSGVKSGEIVVTEGQLRLAPGIKVEVKAAAPAGAAGEAR, from the coding sequence ATGACCAAGCGAGCCGCGATGCTCGGCGCCGTGGGGGTGTTTTTCGCGACTGCTGTTGGATGTGACCGCGCCTCGCCTCCCCCGGAGGGCGCAGCGATATCGCAGCCGGTCGCGCCGGTGGTCACGGCGGTGGCGACCATCGGCGACGCCGCGGTCGTGATCCGGGCCGTGGGGACCGTCGAATCTCGCTCACGGGTGATGCTCAAGCCGCAGATCGCCGGACGGATCGGCCGGCTCCTCTCCGCGGAGGGGACGAGTGTCGAAGCGGGCCAGCCGCTCCTCTCGCTGGACGCCCGCCCCTTCGAGTCCGCCCTCCGCGAGGCCGAGGCGAACCTGCGGAGGACTCGCGCGATGCTGGTCGACGCCCGGGACCAGGTGACCCGCCAGGCCGAGGCCCTGAAGTCGATGGCCACAAGCGAGCGTGCCCTTGAGGAGGCAAACGCGCTCGCGGCCGCGGCGGAGGCGACGGTGCTCGGTTCGGAAGCGGCCGTGGAGGTGGCGAAGCTCAACCTGGAGTACTGCACGATTGTCGCGCCGTTCGCCGGAAGGCTTGGACAGTTCCTCGCGAAGCCCGGCGCGGTGGTCAAGGAGAACGAGACCGACCTGGTCGAGCTGGCGCAGATGGCGCCGATAGACGTGGCCTTCTCGGTCCCGGAGCAGCACCTGGCCCAGATCCGAAGGGCCGCCGCGGCCGGAGAGGTGGACGTGGTGGCGACTCCGACCGGGACCCATGACACCGCCGAGTCTGGGCGCCTGACATTCATCGACAGCACCGTGGACTCGACGACGGGGACCATCCGACTCAAGGCGACCTTCGCCAACGACGATGGCGAGCTCTGGCCCGGCCAGTTCTGCGATGTCGAAATCACTGTCCGGCGCGAGGCCGACAGCGTGCAGGTCCCCGATAGCGCCGTGCTCCCCTCGCAGGCGGGGGACTCGGTGTGGATTGTCACACCCGAGCAGACCGCGGAACTCCGGGTCGTTCGGGTCCGGCGGTCCTATGGCGGCCTGAGCGTGCTGGATTCGGGCGTCAAGAGCGGCGAGATCGTGGTTACAGAGGGGCAGTTGCGACTGGCGCCGGGAATCAAGGTCGAGGTCAAGGCTGCGGCGCCGGCCGGCGCGGCGGGAGAGGCGCGGTGA